In Nicotiana tabacum cultivar K326 chromosome 11, ASM71507v2, whole genome shotgun sequence, a single window of DNA contains:
- the LOC107770048 gene encoding SART-1 family protein DOT2 has translation MGMMEIDGRERSVEMRDHDDSPDKERWEDGHYDLEESGHDKSKDSSKHRSKDRKSSSRREEKEYKRDRESKDLEKDRSSTRDRRKEDKDQRERDKTREKIREKDSDRDKYKDKDRERDKDRRDRGKEKERDRELERDTERVREKERGKDKGKDKEKDKEKERVKEKEREKHRDREKEKEREHDRERGRDAVDKEKGRERTKEKGREADEDKERSRDKDRGNRRQRDEGHDRSKDRRKDDVQRVDDEDSDYQDVAKQEIVSYEDDDRARNNAVETAGSQSSASELEERILKMKEERLKKKSEGASEVMTWVSKSRKIEEKRNAEKERALQLSKIFEEQDKMNDEESDDEEKARLAAKELGGMKVLHGLDKVVEGGAVVLTLKDQSILAGDDINQEVDVLENVEIGEQKKRDDAYKAAKKKTGIYDDKFNDDPGFERKILPQYDDPTEEEGVTLDATGGFSVDAEKKLEELRKRIQGSSSKTLAEDLNSSGKLLSDYYTQEEMLQFKKPKKKKSLRKKEKMDLDALEAEARSSGLGVGDLGSRNNKTRQALREEMERAEAETKSKSYQAAYAKAEEASKALRPEKTNNNQREEDDIVFDDDEEELRKSLERARKLALKKQEGLAKTFPESIASLAISRANDSTMDNPSSVSGEPQENKVVFTEMEEFVWGLQLDEEEQKPGSDDVFMEEEVLPKPSDEEMKTEDGGWTEVKETEEEEPSVKEEEMEVTPDATIHEVPVGKGLSGALKLLQERGTLKEDIEWGGRNMDKKKSKLVGIRGEDGKKEIRIERTDEYGRILTPKEAFRLLSHKFHGKGPGKMKQEKRMRQYQEELKIKQMKNSDTPSLSVERMREAQAQSKTPYLVLSGNVKPGQTSDPRSGFATVEKDLPGGLTPMLGDKKVEHFLGIKRKSEPGEGTSQKKPKT, from the exons ATGGGAATGATGGAGATCGATGGGCGTGAAAGAAGTGTTGAAATGAGGGATCATGATGACTCTCCGGATAAGGAGAGGTGGGAAGATGGGCACTATGATTTGGAAGAAAGTGGGCATGATAAATCTAAAGATTCAAGTAAGCATCGAAGCAAGGATAGGAAAAGTAGCAGCCGAAGAGAAGAGAAAGAATATAAAAGAGATCGTGAGAGTAAAGACTTGGAGAAAGATAGGTCGTCAACTCGAGATAGGAGGAAGGAGGATAAAGATCAGCGTGAAAGGGATAAGACTAGGGAGAAGATTAGGGAGAAAGATAGCGATAGGGACAAGTATAAAGATAAAGACAGGGAAAGAGATAAAGACCGTAGAGATCGTGGAAAAGAAAAGGAGCGAGACCGGGAGTTGGAAAGGGATACTGAGCGGGTGAGAGAGAAGGAGAGGGGGAAGGACAAGGGCAAGGACAAGGAGAAGGATAAAGAAAAGGAGAGGGTCAAGGAGAAGGAAAGGGAGAAGCACAGAGAtagggaaaaggaaaaagaaagggaACATGACAGGGAAAGAGGTAGAGATGCAGTTGACAAGGAAAAGGGAAGAGAGAGAACTAAAGAGAAGGGGAGGGAAGCTGATGAGGATAAGGAGAGGTCAAGAGACAAAGATAGAGGCAACCGTAGGCAGCGAGACGAGGGTCATGATAGGAGTAAGGACAGGCGGAAGGATGATGTGCAAAGAGTTGATGATGAAGATTCTGATTATCAGGATGTGGCCAAGcaagaaattgtttcttatgagGATGACGATAGGGCACGAAATAATGCAGTTGAAACAGCTGGATCACAATCTTCTGCTTCAGAACTGGAGGAACGCATTCTGAA GATGAAGGAAGAGAGGTTGAAGAAAAAATCAGAAGGTGCTTCTGAGGTGATGACATGGGTTAGCAAGAGCCGTAAGATTGAGGAGAAAAGGAATGCTGAGAAAGAGAGAGCGTTGCAGCTTTCAAAGATTTTTGAAGAGCAG GACAAAATGAATGACGAAGAAAGCGATGACGAGGAGAAAGCTCGGCTAGCTGCAA AAGAGCTAGGTGGGATGAAAGTACTGCATGGGCTTGACAAAGTAGTTGAAGGTGGGGCAGTTGTCTTGACACTCAAAGATCAGAGCATACTTGCTGGTGATGATATTAATCAAG AGGTTGATGTGCTTGAAAATGTGGAAATTGGAGAACAGAAGAAGAGGGATGACGCTTACAAGGCTGCAAAAAAGAAAACAGGGATCTACGATGACAA GTTCAATGACGACCCTGGTTTTGAAAGGAAAATATTACCACAATATGATGACCCGACTGAAGAGGAG GGTGTTACTCTTGATGCAACTGGAGGATTCAGTGTTGATGCAGAGAAGAAACTGGAGGAG CTCCGGAAAAGGATTCAGGGGTCTTCCTCAAAAACTCTGGCTGAAGATCTCAATTCTTCTGGGAAATTATTGTCTGACTACTACACTCAAGAGGAGATGCTTCAATTTAAGAAGCCCAAGAAGAAGAAATCACTGAGGAAGAAAGAGAAGATGGACCTAGATGCCCTTGAAGCGGAGGCCAGATCCTCTGGATTGGGTGTTGGTGATCTTGGTTCTCGCAACAATAAGACAAGGCAGGCCCTTAGGGAGGAAATGGAGAGAGCAGAGGCAGAGACAAAGAGCAAGTCTTACCAGGCTGCTTATGCCAAGGCTGAAGAGGCATCTAAAGCACTTCGACCCGAGAAGACTAATAACAACCAGAGAGAGGAAGATGATATTgtatttgatgatgatgaggaggagcTTAGAAAATCCTTAGAAAGAGCCAGAAAGCTTGCTTTGAAAAAGCAAGAGGGCCTCGCCAAAACCTTTCCAGAGTCCATTGCTTCACTTGCCATTTCCCGTGCAAATGATTCAACCATGGATAATCCAAGTTCTGTATCTGGAGAGCCACAAGAGAACAAGGTTGTCTTCACAGAGATGGAAGAGTTTGTCTGGGGTCTTCAGCTTGATGAAG AAGAACAAAAACCTGGTAGTGATGATGTCTTCATGGAGGAAGAGGTGCTCCCAAAACCCTCTGATGAAGAAATGAAGACTGAGGATGGTGGTTGGACTGAGGTGAAGGAAACCGAGGAAGAGGAACCCTCTGTAAAGGAGGAGGAAATGGAAGTAACTCCAGATGCGACGATACATGAAGTTCCAGTTGGAAAGGGTTTATCAGGGGCTCTCAAACTTTTGCAAGAACGAGGTACACTGAAGGAAGATATTGAATGGGGTGGTCGAAACATGGACAAGAAGAAAAGCAAGCTCGTAGGCATACGTGGTGAGGATGGGAAAAAAGAAATACGCATTGAAAGGACTGATGAGTATGGGCGAATT CTGACTCCAAAGGAGGCTTTTCGGTTGCTTTCACATAAATTTCATGGGAAGGGGCCAGGAAAGATGAAGCAAGAAAAGCGTATGCGGCAATACCAGGAGGAGCTGAAGATAAAACAGATGAAAAATTCAGATACGCCATCACTGTCTGTGGAGAGGATGAGAGAAGCTCAGGCTCAATCTAAAACACCATATCTTGTTCTCAGTGGAAATGTTAAACCAGG